The following coding sequences lie in one Eptesicus fuscus isolate TK198812 chromosome 25, DD_ASM_mEF_20220401, whole genome shotgun sequence genomic window:
- the ZNF710 gene encoding zinc finger protein 710 isoform X2 — MEGFMDSGTQTDAVVVLSLAQAAVLGLVSENELFGATISAEAFYPDLGPELSAASLGEPGPPDPEVYQLACNGRALEEPAEEEVLEVEAAFEKHTRRKTRPPVRLVPKVKFEKIEEEEEEEEQEVYEVSVPGGGGDDKDAGPAEVPAAQVAGGCESLVQSSAVKMIDLSAFSRKPRPLRPLPRAPRPELDLAAPYDPHFPDPAREIFPEPSLALPGAPAALPAAAECGFEPPPHLAPLSDPEAPPAVGSPEPPLKPEGFAWPEAGELEADAAGATAERHKKAQLDRLDINVQIDDSYLVEAGDRQKRWQCRMCEKSYTSKYNLVTHILGHNGIKPHSCPHCGKLFKQPSHLQTHLLTHQGTRPHKCQVCHKAFTQTSHLKRHMLLHSEVKPYSCHFCGRGFAYPSELKAHEVKHESGRCHVCVECGLDFSTLTQLKRHLASHQGPTLYQCLECDKSFHYRSQLQNHMLKHQNVRPFVCTECGMEFSQVHHLKQHSLTHKGVKEFKCEVCGREFTLQANMKRHMLIHTSVRPYQCHICFKTFVQKQTLKTHMIVHSPVKPFKCKVCGKSFNRMYNLLGHMHLHAGSKPFKCPYCSSKFNLKGNLSRHMKVKHGVMDIGLDSQDPMMELAGTDPSELDSQQEMEDFEENAYAYAGVDGSAEASVLTEQAMKEMAYYNVL, encoded by the exons ATGGAGGGCTTTATGGACTCAGGGACCCAGACGGACGCGGTGGTGGTGCTgtccctggcccaggctgccGTGCTGGGCCTGGTGTCGGAAAATGAGCTCTTCGGAGCCACCATCAGCGCCGAGGCCTTCTACCCGGACCTGGGCCCCGAGCTGTCGGCGGCCTCCCTGGGGGAGCCGGGCCCCCCGGACCCCGAGGTCTACCAGCTGGCCTGCAACGGGCGCGCCCTGGAGGAGCCTGCggaggaggaggtgctggaggTGGAGGCGGCCTTCGAGAAGCACACGCGGCGGAAGACGCGGCCGCCCGTGCGCCTGGTGCCCAAGGTCAAGTTTGAGAAgatagaggaggaagaggaggaggaggagcaggaagtcTACGAGGTGTCCgtgcccggcggcggcggcgatgaCAAGGATGCGGGCCCCGCCGAGGTCCCCGCCGCGCAGGTGGCCGGCGGCTGCGAGTCCCTGGTGCAGAGCAGCGCCGTCAAGATGATCGACCTCAGCGCCTTCAGCCGCAAGCCCCGGCCGCTGCGGCCCCTGCCCCGAGCCCCGCGGCCCGAGCTGGACCTGGCCGCCCCCTACGACCCCCACTTCCCCGATCCCGCCCGGGAGATCTTCCCGGAGCCCAGCCTGGCGCTGCCGGGGGCGCCCGCCGCCTTGCCCGCCGCCGCCGAGTGTGGCTTCGAGCCGCCGCCGCACCTGGCCCCGCTGAGCGACCCCGAGGCGCCCCCCGCCGTGGGGTCCCCGGAGCCCCCCCTGAAGCCCGAGGGCTTCGCGTGGCCGGAGGCGGGCGAGCTGGAGGCGGACGCGGCCGGCGCCACGGCCGAGCGGCACAAGAAGGCGCAGCTGGACCGGCTGGACATCAACGTGCAGATCGACGACTCGTACCTGGTGGAGGCGGGCGACCGGCAGAAGCGCTGGCAGTGCCGCATGTGCGAGAAGTCCTACACGTCCAAGTACAACCTGGTGACGCACATCCTGGGCCACAACGGCATCAAGCCGCACTCGTGCCCGCACTGCGGCAAGCTCTTCAAGCAGCCCAGCCACCTGCAGACGCACCTGCTCACGCACCAGGGCACGCGGCCGCACAAGTGCCAGGTGTGCCACAAGGCCTTCACGCAGACCAGCCACCTCAAGCGCCACATGCTGCTGCACTCCGAGGTCAAGCCCTACAGCTGCCACTTCTGCGGCCGCGGCTTCGCCTACCCCAGCGAGCTCAAGGCCCACGAGGTGAAGCACGAGAGCGGCCGCTGCCACGTGTGCGTGGAGTGCGGCCTGGACTTCTCCACGCTCACGCAGCTCAAGCGCCACCTGGCCTCCCACCAGGGCCCCACCCTCTACCAGTGCCTCGAGTGCGACAAGTCCTTCCACTACCGCAGCCAGCTGCAGAACCACATGCTCAAGCACCAAAACGTGCGGCCCTTCGTGTGCACCGAGTGCGGCATGGAGTTCAGCCAGGTCCACCACCTCAAGCAGCACTCGCTCACGCACAAG GGTGTGAAGGAGTTCAAGTGCGAGGTGTGTGGCCGGGAGTTCACGCTGCAGGCGAACATGAAGCGGCACATGCTGATCCACACCAGCGTCCGGCCCTACCAGTGCCACATCTGCTTCAAGACCTTCGTGCAGAAGCAGACTCTCAAGACCCACATGATTGTACACTCGCCGGTGAAGCCATTCAAATGCAAG GTGTGCGGGAAGTCCTTCAACCGCATGTACAACCTGCTGGGCCACATGCACCTGCACGCGGGCAGCAAGCCCTTCAAGTGCCCCTACTGCTCCAGCAAGTTCAACCTCAAGGGCAACCTGAGCCGGCACATGAAGGTCAAGCACGGCGTCATGGACATCGGCCTGGACAGCCAAG ACCCCATGATGGAGCTGGCGGGCACCGACCCCTCGGAGCTGGACAGCCAGCAGGAGATGGAGGACTTTGAGGAGAACGCCTACGCGTACGCGGGCGTGGACGGCAGCGCCGAGGCCAGCGTCCTCACCGAGCAGGCCATGAAGGAGATGGCCTACTACAACGTGCTATAG
- the ZNF710 gene encoding zinc finger protein 710 isoform X1: protein MEGFMDSGTQTDAVVVLSLAQAAVLGLVSENELFGATISAEAFYPDLGPELSAASLGEPGPPDPEVYQLACNGRALEEPAEEEVLEVEAAFEKHTRRKTRPPVRLVPKVKFEKIEEEEEEEEQEVYEVSVPGGGGDDKDAGPAEVPAAQVAGGCESLVQSSAVKMIDLSAFSRKPRPLRPLPRAPRPELDLAAPYDPHFPDPAREIFPEPSLALPGAPAALPAAAECGFEPPPHLAPLSDPEAPPAVGSPEPPLKPEGFAWPEAGELEADAAGATAERHKKAQLDRLDINVQIDDSYLVEAGDRQKRWQCRMCEKSYTSKYNLVTHILGHNGIKPHSCPHCGKLFKQPSHLQTHLLTHQGTRPHKCQVCHKAFTQTSHLKRHMLLHSEVKPYSCHFCGRGFAYPSELKAHEVKHESGRCHVCVECGLDFSTLTQLKRHLASHQGPTLYQCLECDKSFHYRSQLQNHMLKHQNVRPFVCTECGMEFSQVHHLKQHSLTHKGVKEFKCEVCGREFTLQANMKRHMLIHTSVRPYQCHICFKTFVQKQTLKTHMIVHSPVKPFKCKVCGKSFNRMYNLLGHMHLHAGSKPFKCPYCSSKFNLKGNLSRHMKVKHGVMDIGLDSQGGWATRSGRTRSGPLPAHAGASCPGRGGGRLARPETSLGWAQVWRGGPLEGQRGDAGMFLYSSKDLSGLT from the exons ATGGAGGGCTTTATGGACTCAGGGACCCAGACGGACGCGGTGGTGGTGCTgtccctggcccaggctgccGTGCTGGGCCTGGTGTCGGAAAATGAGCTCTTCGGAGCCACCATCAGCGCCGAGGCCTTCTACCCGGACCTGGGCCCCGAGCTGTCGGCGGCCTCCCTGGGGGAGCCGGGCCCCCCGGACCCCGAGGTCTACCAGCTGGCCTGCAACGGGCGCGCCCTGGAGGAGCCTGCggaggaggaggtgctggaggTGGAGGCGGCCTTCGAGAAGCACACGCGGCGGAAGACGCGGCCGCCCGTGCGCCTGGTGCCCAAGGTCAAGTTTGAGAAgatagaggaggaagaggaggaggaggagcaggaagtcTACGAGGTGTCCgtgcccggcggcggcggcgatgaCAAGGATGCGGGCCCCGCCGAGGTCCCCGCCGCGCAGGTGGCCGGCGGCTGCGAGTCCCTGGTGCAGAGCAGCGCCGTCAAGATGATCGACCTCAGCGCCTTCAGCCGCAAGCCCCGGCCGCTGCGGCCCCTGCCCCGAGCCCCGCGGCCCGAGCTGGACCTGGCCGCCCCCTACGACCCCCACTTCCCCGATCCCGCCCGGGAGATCTTCCCGGAGCCCAGCCTGGCGCTGCCGGGGGCGCCCGCCGCCTTGCCCGCCGCCGCCGAGTGTGGCTTCGAGCCGCCGCCGCACCTGGCCCCGCTGAGCGACCCCGAGGCGCCCCCCGCCGTGGGGTCCCCGGAGCCCCCCCTGAAGCCCGAGGGCTTCGCGTGGCCGGAGGCGGGCGAGCTGGAGGCGGACGCGGCCGGCGCCACGGCCGAGCGGCACAAGAAGGCGCAGCTGGACCGGCTGGACATCAACGTGCAGATCGACGACTCGTACCTGGTGGAGGCGGGCGACCGGCAGAAGCGCTGGCAGTGCCGCATGTGCGAGAAGTCCTACACGTCCAAGTACAACCTGGTGACGCACATCCTGGGCCACAACGGCATCAAGCCGCACTCGTGCCCGCACTGCGGCAAGCTCTTCAAGCAGCCCAGCCACCTGCAGACGCACCTGCTCACGCACCAGGGCACGCGGCCGCACAAGTGCCAGGTGTGCCACAAGGCCTTCACGCAGACCAGCCACCTCAAGCGCCACATGCTGCTGCACTCCGAGGTCAAGCCCTACAGCTGCCACTTCTGCGGCCGCGGCTTCGCCTACCCCAGCGAGCTCAAGGCCCACGAGGTGAAGCACGAGAGCGGCCGCTGCCACGTGTGCGTGGAGTGCGGCCTGGACTTCTCCACGCTCACGCAGCTCAAGCGCCACCTGGCCTCCCACCAGGGCCCCACCCTCTACCAGTGCCTCGAGTGCGACAAGTCCTTCCACTACCGCAGCCAGCTGCAGAACCACATGCTCAAGCACCAAAACGTGCGGCCCTTCGTGTGCACCGAGTGCGGCATGGAGTTCAGCCAGGTCCACCACCTCAAGCAGCACTCGCTCACGCACAAG GGTGTGAAGGAGTTCAAGTGCGAGGTGTGTGGCCGGGAGTTCACGCTGCAGGCGAACATGAAGCGGCACATGCTGATCCACACCAGCGTCCGGCCCTACCAGTGCCACATCTGCTTCAAGACCTTCGTGCAGAAGCAGACTCTCAAGACCCACATGATTGTACACTCGCCGGTGAAGCCATTCAAATGCAAG GTGTGCGGGAAGTCCTTCAACCGCATGTACAACCTGCTGGGCCACATGCACCTGCACGCGGGCAGCAAGCCCTTCAAGTGCCCCTACTGCTCCAGCAAGTTCAACCTCAAGGGCAACCTGAGCCGGCACATGAAGGTCAAGCACGGCGTCATGGACATCGGCCTGGACAGCCAAGGTGGGTGGGCCACGCGCAGTGGACGGACCAGGAGCGGTCCTCTCCCGGCACACGCTGGAGCCTcctgcccagggaggggaggcgggaggctgGCCCGGCCTGAGACCTCGCTGGGGTGGGCTCAGGTCTGGAGAGGGGGCCCCCTGGAGGGCCAGCGTGGTGATGCCGGGATGTTCCTGTATTCTTCCAAGGACCTCAGTGGGCTCACgtaa